The nucleotide sequence TCTTGATCAGCCTTCATACTAGTAGTTTTTCCATCAATGTCCCTTACAGTGTCATCATcttctttattgttttcttcataAATTATGTGAGGATCCTTATTCTCTCCGGACTTGGGTTTATCTAATGTTCCAAATGGCTTATCATCTATGTGGCTAGGCTTATCAATTTCAAGCCGTTGACGTTTCTGTGACGTCATCTCCTCTTCACTGCTATCGTCCTGCGCTtcaatttcagcattttctCTCCATCGCTGTTTTCTCGACTCGTGTGATGCTATCATCTCGTCAAGGGT is from Mya arenaria isolate MELC-2E11 chromosome 9, ASM2691426v1 and encodes:
- the LOC128245471 gene encoding uncharacterized protein LOC128245471 codes for the protein MQSEWLLEDRNPKVLMERQGGLTLDEMIASHESRKQRWRENAEIEAQDDSSEEEMTSQKRQRLEIDKPSHIDDKPFGTLDKPKSGENKDPHIIYEENNKEDDDTVRDIDGKTTSMKADQDICGSKTSLKDNGEENFPLRIVMRNSQSND